CTCTGGTATCAGGCACCAAGACATTCATAGCAAATCCTTTGAGTCCTGAGAGCTGTGAGGTGGGACATCCATGCATTGGACATTTCCAGTGTTTACCACAGATGCTCTATTAAACTGAGATCTGGGTATTtcggaggccaagtcaacaccttgaTCTTATTTTCACGTTCCTCCAAATGTTCTTGAACAATATCTGCTGCGTGgcattttaaattattctgcTCAACAAGGCCATCAGGGACTCCTGTTAAAATGAAGAGGTGTGTGTGGTCTGATACAACATCAGTTTTAAACATGAGATATGTAACATTGCTGGATTCATTATCAAGGTTAAGGTGGTGGCATTTTGTCATTCAGACATTGAAATACCCCGACAGCTGTGTTCAGTCCAGAACTCAACCTGGGGACAGCTGCTATCGAACAAATACTGTAATTTggctgcagctgataaactgtgactgtgtttaacagctcacctgtctaaGGTGATGAAAAGTGCACGGCGTGACTCGCTGTTGGATTCTGTCCCAAACTGACACTGTCTCGATGTGagaaataatttattatttataagtAATTAGTGAAGTTAACAGAGCTGTTGCTCCATGTGCGTGAATGCCAGCTGTTCTCTTAGTTtggaaacatttaaaagaatcCTTCTGGTGTCTCAAACTGCAGGTATTTtttaaactcagaggaaagactgctactaacagctggaagcaacaaactaaacttccgCTCCTGGTAACGTTAATCAtcgtaaagctttatttttatggGCATTTCAGTAGGTAATAGATCTATAACTGTGAAGCAACATGAATGAGAAAggtattttgtgattttggcagcAAACTGTGATGAATTTAGACCAATACTGATGTTGAAATGCTAAATCACTTTTCACAGTTTGAAGCACTGTCACTTGTCCATGCCTATCTGTTAATGGGGAGGGCATGGAGTTCAGACTTGTATCCATGTTGTGATACAGAATCCATGTTGTGATACAGAAATGCTAGTAAGTCCAGCCTTGTAAGGTTTCTGTTGCAacttttacataaaaatgagcagtttgctcattcagacatgaagctgaCATGTTCAGCTGCTGTCAGATTAATGGAAAGGAGTGCATATCTGAAAGGGGCTGATGTTTAGGTCTTTAGGACATGTGAATGTGATATCCACATAATGCAAGGTTTCAAAGCAGAACGCTGTCCACAGTGCTTCTGCCAACTAGCCCTCTTCCAGTAGTGCATTCTGTTCCCATCTATTCTCCTGGTAAATGATGCACATACACCAGGTTGTcgacacaaaaacatcagtccAGGCCATCTTCTTTCATTGCTTTATGGTCCTGTTCTGACGCTCATGTTCCACCTGTAAGTGTTTCACGTGGTAGGCGGGTGTTAGTCTCGTCATTCTGACTAATTTGTGGTGACGCAGCACCACAAAGAGCAAGCtgcattgtgttttctgttgtaaaGTTTTCAGCAATTTGTGCTGCAGCAGCTCTTCTGCAGGGCTTGGACCGTGTTGGCCACACATCAGTGAGCCTCAGGTGCCCACAAGATGTCCGTCTTTGGACTACTTTTGGTTGGTATGAACTACTGCATACAAGACTGGTTATTTTGGAGACGCTCTGACCCAGTCGACCCACCATTGCAATTTTGCCCTTGTGTGTAGTTGCTCAGATCTTTATGCTGAACATTTCCCGGTGTCCAACACATTAATTTCAAGAACTGACCGTCCACTTGCTGCCTGACATGTCCCACCCCTTGGCAGGTGCTGTTGGAACaagatgatcagtgttatttacgtcacctgtcagtggttatAATGTTGTGGTTGATCAATACCgaattttgaacatattttcaatgcagttttacatttttactggtTGTAGTTCTATACTCTGTATGTTTTACATGTGTGACCTGTGTGCTTTTTATCCCTAGGGACCACAGTGCTGCTCAGACCTAGCAGTGTCGTTTCATTATGTGGAAGCAGAGCTGATGTACGAGCTGGAATACTACACCTACCACCTGAGAGCGTATGGCTACATGCCACGCTACCAACCCTCCTTCCTGCGCCAGCGTCTGAACCTCAGCTCAGCCTCGCAGACAACCATGTCACTGGGACATAAAGCAGTTCAGGGGgtgacagacagaaggagtcaCACAACCGCTGCCTTTTCTGTTAGTAAGAACCAAACCAAAGAGGCAACGGAGCCAGATAAACAAGAGAAAGACAATTTAAACTCAAAGCTCACTGAGAACAGGACTGTGGTCACACAAGACACACATCGCTGATTGAGTGTGCTGTAGTTCAGCTGAGGCTGAATGTGTTTTATCTGCGATCTACATTAGAATCTGCAATACAAGCACTTGTGGCTACTGTCACTGGGACTGGGTGATAGGAGCTGTGTTAGAAAGCACAGATTGTTGCAGAGAAGTCTGTTACTCTGTGCAGTGTATTGGTTAGCTAGTCTTTTCTTCTGACAAAGTTTCCTTGAGCTGATCCCAGTTCATTCCTGCCAGTATCACAGTGCACATGATCCCAGTTTGAGTGATCAGCATTTGAATGTGATTCAGTGGCAGCTACATACAGTCTGGCTGTTTTTAAACAACACAACCactttatttagtttaattataTTTGGCATCATCAGGATCAGGCTTTGGATTTATGGTGTTCTCTGGACGTGTATTGTAGGATGAATATCATTAGTACCCGATCTGCAGTGATACAGTATTAGATATATAGAAGGATTTCAGaattgttttattaattttattcatGACTTCATTTTTTCATCTAATGAAGAACAGCAACATGTGGCATAACTTTAATATGTTTAGCCTTTTTACCTTATGGCCACTTTGAGTTTCAGattttagttttaatatttttctcttttggctttttgaaaaaagcatatgcaaacatgaattttaaatttctttaatctttttaagTCTATGtctttgtttgcatttattgccttttaatttcctttttgaTAATGGTTGCAGCCCGATCATTGATGCAGACTTTAAATCCAGGGCCAGCAGTGATGCCGTGTTTGTTTCAGGAATAAAAGCAACTAAAGTGTGCTGCGaaaatgtcatttctttttACCTTTGACTGACATGAAATGCTTTGACGTAGGAGTGTACTTGAAACCCTGTTTGCTTCTGTTTGAGAACTGTGCAGCCGCTGATGAAAACAGTACAAAACTCCAATGAATCCTTCGTGTCAAAGCATTTTATACAACCCAACAGTGTGACCGAACATTTCTGTCTGCAGTAGAGCCGAGACTGAAGAATCAATCAAACAGCTACAGGAAAATGCACCaatgtttaaatgaataaattatgtagaaaaattctgtttattttgaacTTTGAAGGAAAAGAATATCATGATAAAGAAATAGAATTGATCACATATAATTATGCTTCGTcttaaaacaaatacaatctgcTTGGCTTATGATCATAAACCAGTTGGCACGTGTACAGTGTGAATCAAGTCTGTTTAGTCATTTCCATCAGACATTTAGTTGGTTGTGATCTTCTGTTACTGTAGCAACATGACAGTTGCTTCCGTATGAATGTCTACAGCCCCTGAAGTAAcctgcaacaaaacacacacacagcatgtaAGTATTATTGTGTAAAATCAATTGTACACATGGTGAAATTGAACCAAACTACAGATTTACTTTTTCCAGAAATGAAAATTATACAGAGTTATTAAACCTCAAGAGTAGAAAACCTTCAGAAGTTCCTCTGTCTGATAGGGTTTTATTCTATAATAGACAGGTTAAGTGTTAGGTTCTTTTTCTAAGCAGTGGAGACTCGGTGGTGCTCCATCTGCTGAgtgaaaaagaggaggagacaCTCACCTCAGTCTGCACTTATTGAAAAAGATGCCTCTCCTGTCTGGATACTCTCTCCTCCAGGGGCCATTATCTATAAGAGCAGGTATTACATGAAAGCCGCATATAGATATATTGTCCTTGTAAGGCAAATCAACAACCAGAAAACGTGATTGTGAATACACACTCCAAATAGTCGTGCTTGGATAATTCTTCTCTTATGAATTGTCACACTCACCAGactctgagtttcttcttcCCATGAGACCCACAAAATGTCATGCATTTCCCCTAatagatgaaacaaaaaatatataatttagtATCTAATGAAAATTTCGAACAATTTAAAGACAGCAATCGTTTAATCACACTGGTAAACGACAAACTTACTTTTTTGTGGCGATTGTACAGCGTTGTcgtctgataaaaaaaaagaaaaacataaaaggaATCGTTGTCAAACAGAAATCACAGGAGCTTTGAAGAACAAAACTGATGCCCACTTTTTTGAAAAGGACCAGTTTTTACAACAAGTATTATTTTCATTAGTTTGTCATCATTAATATTTCTGCTAttatgttaaataaaaaaacttatTTGAGGTATTTTCGCGAGATGAAATTAAGACTCACCGGCATTTCTTCTGCCCATCAGACCCACAAAGCTGTCATAATCCAAGTCGCTGTACCTCTTCAGAATGTTCCGCTTGGCGATGTCCATGCCCACGGTCTGCTGCAGTTAAGAGGATGATATAGAATTAGTTTCTTTCAAAAGACATTATGAAAATCCGGTTGGTTATTAGGCGCCAGGAAACCTACGTCTGAAGCTGATCTGCGCGCTCCGGGCTCCTCGCATCTTGACTGGCTGCAGCGAAGTTTCATGATGAGGAACAAAGTCACCAGGAGAAAACCTCTTCTCATTTTCTCAGCACCGTCTGTGCGGGACAATTAacggttattttgtgttttgttttaggcTGATTTGTTAAATACATTGCATTTTCATCAAGGAAACAATTGCACCTGTTGCGCACAACCCACTGCGTAACTGGTGCGTAAAAACGCATGGATTAAGGTTTGCAAAGACACATAATGgatcttatttttaaaataataatcatcaaAGTGTTGTTTCGATTGCATGAATCTGtccaagaaagaaagaaaaacattcatcagTCCTTCCACATAGCGTTCTTAGATTTACTTACCAAAGAGCCATATCAAACTTTAAATTCAATTCTTCCTAAAATAAGTTGAAACCAGATGAAAACGTTGAgattttaaagcatttaaatgtgcattttctttATCTCTACCTGTTTTCTGTCGAGCAGATAATTTGGTAAAGGAGTCAGCTGCGTGCGCCCGAGTGCAGAGCGGAATGGAAACGGATAGATCCTGCAGCGAGATCCAGTCTGGATAAATGAGGCGTCCACGCTTTGGGGTAATAAATAATCGCTGGATACCTGCGTAACGCCAATCAGCAGCTGGAGCGTAGGTGGGGTAAGGGGTCTTATATCACGTTGTACTGAAAGCTGCGCAGACTCTTCACTGATGGTCATGATGATGCTGAGAGCTTTTGCTGCCCCATCAAACACGCACgcgatcaaaaaaaaaaaaaaaaagagaaagaaataaaagtccAGGCTACGTGACGAGGATGTGGATTCCTGGACTCAATCCCATTTCTTTTCACATTTGGGAATTTCTCCTAAAGACCAGGCTCTAGTCTTTTGATTTCAGTTGGCTTTGAC
The window above is part of the Acanthochromis polyacanthus isolate Apoly-LR-REF ecotype Palm Island chromosome 6, KAUST_Apoly_ChrSc, whole genome shotgun sequence genome. Proteins encoded here:
- the tac3a gene encoding LOW QUALITY PROTEIN: tachykinin-3a (The sequence of the model RefSeq protein was modified relative to this genomic sequence to represent the inferred CDS: inserted 1 base in 1 codon), which codes for MRRGFLLVTLFLIMKLRCSQSRCEEPGARRSASDQTVGMDIAKRNILKRYSDLDYDSFVGLMGRRNADDNAVQSPQKREMHDXFVGLMGRRNSESDNGPWRREYPDRRGIFFNKCRLRLLQGL